CTTTCTATCACCTCAACGCCACAGACGGCCTGAAAAATGTCACTGCCTACGAGGACGACGAAGAGTACGACTACAGGGAAGAGCACGCGGAGCTGAGGCAGTCGCTCAACACCATGAGCCTGATCGTCTACTCCCTGGCGTTTGTTCTGGGCGTCCTCGGGAACGGCGTGGTTATCTGGGTGACGGGCTTCAAGATGAAGAAGACCGTCAACACCGTTTGGTTCCTCAACCTGGCCGTGGCCGACTTCCTCTTCACGGCGTTCCTGCCCCTGAGCGTCACGTACACGGCCATGGATTTCCACTGGCCGTTCGGCAAGTTCATGTGTAAGCTGAACAGCACCGTGAGCTTTCTGAACATGTTTGCCAGTGTGTACATCCTGGTGGTGATCAGCGTGGACAGATATGTGTCTGTGGTTTTGCCCGTCTGGGCCCAGAACCACAGGAGCGTACGCAAGGCGTCCTGCGTGAGTCTGGCTGTTTGGGTCCTGGCTCTGATTCTGAGCACGCCGTACTTCATCTTCAGGGACACGGCTCCTTCGTATTTCAGCGAAGACATCATTAACTGCTTCAACAACTACGCTCTGTCTGACGATTATGAAACCCCGTCTGTGAACCAGCTGCGGCAGTTCCGTCATCAGGCCATGACCATCACCCGCTTCCTCCTGGGATTCGTGGTCCCCTTCACCGTCATCGTCTCCTGCTACGCCGTCATAATCCATCGCCTCAGAAGAAATCGCACCCT
The DNA window shown above is from Takifugu flavidus isolate HTHZ2018 chromosome 10, ASM371156v2, whole genome shotgun sequence and carries:
- the LOC130532741 gene encoding chemerin-like receptor 1, whose translation is MSTIPFGRSEHIGSTEGATWSFGQVKSLDSCIRRRLYAGNRLELALEGRLGSLSGTLERNLNSTGFEAMMTTDCPFYHLNATDGLKNVTAYEDDEEYDYREEHAELRQSLNTMSLIVYSLAFVLGVLGNGVVIWVTGFKMKKTVNTVWFLNLAVADFLFTAFLPLSVTYTAMDFHWPFGKFMCKLNSTVSFLNMFASVYILVVISVDRYVSVVLPVWAQNHRSVRKASCVSLAVWVLALILSTPYFIFRDTAPSYFSEDIINCFNNYALSDDYETPSVNQLRQFRHQAMTITRFLLGFVVPFTVIVSCYAVIIHRLRRNRTLASQSSRPFKIIAAVITTFFLCWAPYHIMVLIELINHMATHENETLDHVTTIGLPIATSLAFLNSCLNPLLYVFMGQDFKDKVRKSILKVLETAFQEEVSRSYTYTNSMVTSRSKEKSFSDAEV